Within Cellulophaga sp. L1A9, the genomic segment ATGCAGAGCTCATCTTTGTAGGGAAGCGCAAAGGGTGTTACGCGTATCAACAAGAGCAGATCAATGAGCTTATCGTGCAACGTGGTCAATCACAACATGTCGTTCGTTTAAAAGGAGGAGATCCTTTTATTTTTGGTCGTGGTGCAGAAGAAATGGAATATGCGGCAACCCATGGTTTAAAGGTAGCTATGGTTCCGGGTATATCGTCAGCTGTGGCGGTACCGGCATCTCAAAACATTCCAGTAACGAAAAGAGGAGCTGCAGAAAGTTTTTGGGTCATTACAGGGACTACAAAAGAGCATAAGCTTTCTTCAGATGTAGCTTTGGCAGCCAAATCAAATGCTACCGTAGTGATCTTAATGGGAATGTCAAAATTACCCGCAATAGTAGCTTTGTTTGAGAAAGAAGGAAAGGCAGAAACGCCAATCGCTATCATCCAGAATGGTACAAGAGAAGATGAAAAGATAGGAATAGCAACTATTTCGACTATTCAATCAGAAGTCGATAAACAACAATTAGCAAATCCGGCAATTATAATAATTGGGGCAGTAGTTAACCATAGAAAAGCGCTTTCAAGTGCAATAGAATCGTATAAACAAGTAAGCGAAGTGCATGATTAATTTATTTTACTGTCGTAAATTTGCAGTAGTATTTTAGAGGTATTTCAACACAAGAATTTTTTGAATTAGTAGAGAGATGATAAAAACAGATATTTTAATTATTGGAGCAGGACCTACAGGCTTGTTCACCGTTTTTGAAGCAGGATTATTAAAATTAAAATGCCATTTAATTGATGCATTGCCACAAACAGGCGGGCAGTGTTCAGAGATATATCCAAAGAAACCAATTTACGATATTCCAGCTTTTCCAGAAATTTTAGCAGGAACATTGGTAGATAATCTTATGGAGCAAATTAAACCTTTTGAGGCGGGTTATACGCTAGGTGAACGTGCAGAAACCTTAGATAAGCAAGAAGATGGTTCTTTTATTGTAACCACGAACAAAGGTACGAAGCACCATGCCCCTGTAGTAGTTATTGCGGGTGGTTTAGGTTCTTTTGAACCAAGGAAGCCTTTGATTCCAAATATTATCGACTTTGAAGATAAAGGAGTAAATTACTTTATTAAAGATCCAGAAGTATATCGTGGTAAAAAGGTAGTGATTGCTGGCGGTGGAGATTCTGCTTTAGATTGGGCTATTTTCTTAGCAGATGTTGCATCAGAAGTTTCTTTAGTACACAGAAGAAATGAATTTAGAGGTGCGTTAGATTCAGTAGAAAAAGCATCAGAATTAGCAAAGCTTGGTAAAATTAAATTATTTACAGAAGCTGAGGTTATTGGTGTTGCTGGAGATGGTAAAATTGAATCTGTAATAATCAAACATAACGATAAGGAAAAAGGAGAAACCAATTTAGAGGTAGATAATTTTATTCCATTATTTGGTCTTTCTCCAAAATTAGGTCCTATAGGCGATTGGGGCTTGGAAATTCATAAAAATGCAATCAAAGTAAATAACGCTAAAGATTATCAAACAAATATCCCAGGAGTTTTTGCTATTGGCGATGTAAACACCTACGAAGGTAAATTGAAATTAATTCTTTCAGGATTCCATGAGGCAGCTGTTATGTGTCAATTCGCATATCAAATTGTCAATCCAGGAAAACGTTATGTCATGAAATATACTACTGTTGGTGGTGTAGAAGGATTTGACGGTACTAAAAAAGAAGCCAAAAAAGAAGTGATACAAAGTATCTCTTAAATTTTAAACCTTTTCATATATTAAAAGCCTTCTTACTTTACTGTTAGAAGGCTTTTATTGTTTAGTTTATTTGGTTTTAATTGTGATGTGGTGTTTCTTTGTAATCAATTCAAACAGTTCATTGCAACATTGAAAAATAGTTATCAAGAAAGGTGGAGGGACTAGACCCTATGAAGCCTTGGCAACCCTTTTGAAAGTAGATTTACTTAAAAAGAAGGTGCTAAGTTCTATTCAAAAGTAGATTCATTTTTGAAATAGATAACAAAAGCGAAACATTTCGTCTTAGTTTTTACTTTACTTGATATTTTAATATTAGAGCATTTCATTTGCAAAAAAAAAGGCAAATGACCGTGCTATCCGCTATATCTTTTTTACTTGCGTAAGTAAAAAAGGATGTCGCTGCTATCACTAATGCAGAGCAGTTTTTTAGAAAAGAGAAATGAAGAACATAAAAGAGATACTTAAAGAGAGAATCTTAGTGCTAGATGGAGCTATGGGGACTATGCTTCAGCGTCATAAATTCACAGAAGAAGATTTTAGAGGGGAGCGTTTTAAAGATTGGGAACACCCATTACAGGGTAATAATGATTTGTTGTCATTAACGCAACCAGAAGCAATTGCAGATGTTCACCGCCAATATTTTGCCGCAGGAGCAGATATTGTTGAAACCAATACATTCTCGAGTACAACAATCGCCATGGCAGATTATTATATGGAAGACTTGGTGTATGAATTAAATTATGAATCTGCAAAGATTGCAAAGCAAGTAGCTGATGAGTTTACAGCAAAAGAGCCACATAAGCCTCGTTTTGTAGTAGGCAGTATTGGACCAACAAACAAAACGGCAAGTATGTCTCCAGATGTAAACGATCCAGGATATAGAGCGGTATCATTTGATGAATTAAGAATAGCGTACAAGCAACAGGTTGAGGCTTTGATTGATGGTGGTTCTGATTTACTAATGGTAGAAACCATTTTTGATACCCTAAATGCGAAAGCAGCCCTATTTGCAATTGAAGAAGTGAAAGATGAACGCGGTATTGATATTCCTATCATGGTCAGTGGTACTATTACAGATGCCTCTGGTAGAACTTTATCAGGCCAAACAGCAGAAGCTTTTTTAATTTCTATTTCACATATTCCAATTTTATCAGTAGGCTTTAATTGTGCTTTAGGAGCCAGTCAGCTTGTGCCACATTTAGAAGTGTTATCTGCTAAAACAGGTTTTGCGGTATCTGCACATCCAAATGCAGGTTTGCCGAATGCTTTTGGTGAGTATGATGAAACGCCAGCGCAAATGGCCTCGCAAATAAAAGAATATGTAGAAAAGAACCTAGTAAATATAGTTGGGGGTTGTTGTGGTACCACACCCGAACATATTTCTGCTATTGCTAATGTAGTGAAAGATATAAAACCTAGAATTGTTGCAGGTCAATAATTGATTGTTGTGTTTTTAGCGCTGGATCAAGAATATATAGAGGAAGATAATTTTTAAATAAAAATGAATCAGATTTGTAGCAGTAAAAAGCTATTAAACGGATTTATAAAATATTACAAAGGGTTGTAATTATGATAGAAGAGAGCAAACAACCATCAACTAACAATCGACAACCAAAACGGTACCTGAAGCTTTCAGGTTTAGAGCCTTTAGTGCTTTCGGAAAATACAAATTTTGTAAATGTTGGTGAGCGTACAAACGTAGCAGGTTCAAAAAAATTCCTTCGATTAATTAAAGAGGAGAAATTTGAAGAGGCTTTAAGTGTGGCTCGTGATCAGGTAGATGGTGGTGCGCAGATCATTGATATTAATATGGATGACGGACTTATCGATGGTAAAGAAGCCATGGTTAAGTTTTTAAATTTAGTGATAGCAGAGCCAGATATTTCTAGAGTGCCTATCATGATTGATAGCTCTAAATGGGAGATTATTGAGGCGGGTTTACAAGTAGTACAAGGTAAATGTGTGGTGAACTCCATTAGTCTTAAAGAAGGAGAAGAGCAGTTTAAACATCATGCAAAATTAATTAAGCGGTATGGTGCCGCAGTTATCGTCATGGCTTTTGATGAAACTGGTCAGGCAGATAACTACGAACGCAGATTAGAGATTTCAAAACGTTCTTATGATATTCTGGTAAATGAAGTAAATTTCGCGCCTGAAGATATCATTTTCGATTTAAATATATTTCCCGTAGCCACAGGAATGGATGAGCATAAATTGAATGCTATCGATTTTATAAAGGCTACAAAATGGGTGCGAGAAAACCTGCCTCATTGTAGTGTGAGTGGTGGGGTAAGTAACGTTTCCTTTAGTTTTAGAGGTAACGATCCTGTTCGTGAAGCTATGCACTCGGTGTTTTTATACCATGCGATCCAGGCAGGGATGAATATGGGGATTGTAAATCCTAGTTTATTGGGTGTTTATGATGATATCCCTAAAGATCTATTAGAACGGGTAGAAGATGTTATTCTTAATAAAAGAGATGATGCTACAGAGCGGCTTTTAGATTTTGCAGAAACCGTAGTAGGTACGGCAAAAGAAAGTAAAGTAGATTTATCTTGGAGGGAAGAACCTTTGCAAAATAGAATTACGCGTGCTTTGGTAAAAGGTATTGATCAATATATTCTTGAAGATATAGAAGAAGCTCGTGTAGCTGCCGATAAGCCTATTGAGGTTATTGAAGGAAATTTAATGACAGGAATGAATGTTGTTGGAGATTTATTCGGGAGCGGAAAAATGTTTTTACCACAAGTAGTAAAATCTGCCCGAGTAATGAAAAAAGCAGTGGCTTATTTACTGCCGTATATTGAAGAAGAAAAACTACTAAACCCGCAAGAGGGAGACGATAAAGGAGCTGGAAAAATATTAATGGCCACCGTAAAAGGAGATGTTCATGATATTGGAAAAAATATTGTAAGTGTAGTTCTAGCCTGCAATAATTACGAGATTGTTGATTTGGGGGTTATGGTGCCGCCAGAAAAAATTATCAATGCAGCTATAGAACATGATGTTGATATTATTGGTTTAAGCGGATTGATAACTCCGTCTTTAGATGAAATGGTTTTTCTAGCGAAAGAAATGGAACGCCAAAATTTTAAAGTGCCTTTATTAATTGGTGGAGCAACAACGAGTAAGGCCCATACTGCAGTAAAAATAGATACGCAATATAGCCAAGCAGTGGTTCATGTAAACGATGCTTCTAGAGCAGTTACGGTTGTAGGAGATTTATTGAAGAAAGAAACAGCATCTAATTATAAACAAGATATAAAACTTGATTACGAATCATTCAGAGATAAGTTTTTAAGCAGAACAAAAAAGAAAGAATATAAAACCATAGCTCAGGCCCGTGAAAATAAGTTTCAAATAGCATGGGAGACTGCTAAAATCACAAAGCCTAATCAATTGGGAATTCAGGTTTTTGAAGAAGTAGCGTTAGAGAAATTAGAACCTTTTATAGATTGGTCTCCATTTTTTAGAGGATGGGAACTGCATGGTAAGTACCCAGATATATTAACAGATGATGTGGTAGGTGAACAAGCAGTAGAGCTTTTTGCAGATGCTCAGAAGATGTTGAAAAAAATATTCTCAGAAAAACGCCTAACAGCAAAAGGTATCTTCGGATTATTTCCTGTTAATTCTATCAACGATGATGATATTGAAGTTGTTTCTTCTTCTCCTTCGGAGGAGATGCCCGAAGCGCAGAGGAGGATTTTTAGAACCCTTCGTCAGCAATTAAAACGAAGAGAAGGGGTGCCTGATTATGCTTTGGCCGATTTTATAGCCCCTAAAGATTCAGGAATACAAGATTATATGGGTTGCTTTTGTGTAAGCACAGGTTTTGGAGCTGATGAAATGGCAGATGCCTATAAAGATAACCTAGACGATTATAATTCCATTTTGGTAAAAGCATTAGCAGATCGTTTGGCAGAAGCCTATGCGGAATACTTGCATAAAGAAGTGCGAATAAAACATTGGGGTTATGCCTCAGATGAAACTTTAAGTAACGAAGATTTAATTAATGAAACTTACAAAGGGATTCGTCCTGCTCCTGGGTATCCTGCTTGTCCAGATCACTTAGAGAAATTAACCATTTGGGAATTGCTTGATGTGGAAAATAAAATAGGAGTAAAATTAACGGAGAGTTTAGCTATGTGGCCAGCATCAAGCGTTAGTGGTTATTATTTTGCTAATCCTGAAGCACGTTATTTTGGCCTTGGAAAAATAAAAGAAGACCAAGTGGCAGATTTCGCGAAAAGGAAGGGAATTCCTTTAGAAGATGCTTCACGTTGGTTGGCAACAAATATAGCAGACGATTAGCATGGAAAATTTTATAGAACTTAGCTTAGGTAGTTTTATGATTAGTCATGGGTATGATGAAAATAATACGGAAATAGAAGCACATTGTACGGTTCAAGGTTTTGCCAAAAAGCTGGTGGCGGTAAACAGAATAAAATCGTTAAGCGAGAAATATATCTTGACGGATTATGTAGATGGACGTTGGATCTATTGGGAATATGAAGAAGATTATACTGCGGTAAAAGAAAAATTGTTAAGCTTGAGATAAGCTGCGTTAAGGATAGAAGCGGCATCCTTTTTTGCTTGAAAATGCAAGAAAAGATACAGCGGATAGCCTGTTAAAACGCCCAGATTAAGAATATTAATATTAAAAGTGAAGTCCCCTTTGGGGAGGACAGGAGGGGATTATGAAAGTAACAGACCACATAAAAAATGCCAAAGGAAACACCTTGTTTTCATTCGAAATTGTTCCACCAGTAAAAGGGAATAGTATTCAAGAATTATATGCTAATATTGAGCCTTTGATGGAATTTAATCCTCCATTTATTGATGTGACCACCTCAAGGGAAGAATATATTTATGTGGATAAAGCCGGACTTTACGATAAGAAAATTACACGTATGCGACCGGGTACAGTTGGTATTTGTGCGTCTATAAAACATAAGTTTGATGTAGATACTATTCCGCATGTAATTTGTGGCGGTTTTACCAAAGCAGAAACGGAGTATATGTTAATTGATTGTCATTATTTAGGGATTGATAATGTGATGGCCTTGCGTGGTGATGCCATGAAAGAGGAGAAATATTTTAAGCCTACGGAAGACGGAAATTGCTTTGCTTCAGAACTGGTAAGTCAGATCCAGAACCTAAACCAAGGACGGTACCTTCATGATGATGTGCAGGGAGAAGACAGGTCTAATTTTTGTATTGGTGTTGCAGGATATCCAGAGAAGCATCTAGAGGCTCCATCTTTTAAATCGGATTTAATTAGATTAAAACAAAAGGTAGATGCTGGTGCAGATTATGTAGTAACACAAATGTTTTTTGATAATCAGAAGTACTTTCAATTTGTAGAAGCGGCAAGAGAAATTGGGATCAACGTACCTATTATTCCAGGGATTAAACCAATAGCTGTGAAGCGTCATTTGCAATTATTGCCACAAATATTCAGTTTAGATTTACCACACGATTTAGTAGAGGCTGTTGAAGCTTGTAAAAATAATGCTGAGGTAAGACAAGTTGGAGTGGAATGGGCAATTCAACAATCAAAAGAATTAAAAGCTGCTGGGATTCCTGTTTTGCATTATTATTCTATGGGAAAATCTAATAATATAAGAGCGATAGCAAAAGAAGTTTTTTAATTATACGCTTTAAATTAGCTATGGGTTTAAAGTGAATTCTTACATTTGAACCCATTATACCAACCAATGAAATTAAAATTTTCTGTTTACTTTATTTTTTTAACTCTAGGGTGCTATGCTCAAAATGTAGAGGAGAATAAAAAATATACACTAGATGCTAGTCAGTTTTACGGTACAATATTACGGCATAATCCAGACATTACGCACCTCATAGATTCGCATCCCGGAGGTGTTATTCTTAGTCTAAACCGTAAAACTTACGGAGAAGAATACTGGCAACAACGTTATAATTATCCGGATCTAGGATATTCGTTTATTTATCAGGATTATAATAATGAGACCTTAGGGAAAAGTTATGCTGCCTATGCGCATTATAATTTCTATTTTTTAAATCGCAATTTGCAATTTAGAATTGGTCAAGGATTAGCATATATGACCAATCCGTATGATAAAGAGACTAATTTTAGAAACAATGCTTTCGGTTCTCAGTTTTTGAGTACTACGTATCTAATGTTGAATTTTCATAAGGAAAATATTGTAAAAGGTGTTGGTTTCAAAGCGGGATTTTCAGTAATGCATTATTCTAATGCGAATGTAAAAGCACCCAATACTTCTACCAATACTTTTGCTTTAAATGCGGGGATCACCTATGATTTATATGCAGGAGAAGAGGAACCGTATTTGAAAGGGGAAAAACAAAAAATAACAGAACCTTTAAAGTATAATTTAGCCTTTAGAACAGGAGTTAATGAGAGTGATGTTATTAATTTAGGTCAGTATCCGTTTTATATTTTTTCTGGCTATGCAGATAAACGTGTGTCAGATCTAAGCGCCATTCAAGTAGGGGCAGATGTATATTTTTCTAAATTTTTAAAAGAGCTTATTAAATACCAGTCCATTGCTTTCCCTGAGAATAATGTGAATGCTGACGATGATTATAGGCGTGTAGGTGTTTTTATTGGGCATGAATTGTTTATCAATAAAATGTCTGTCATCAGTCAGT encodes:
- the cobA gene encoding uroporphyrinogen-III C-methyltransferase, with translation MIKNTKHTNASNLGLLTVIGAGPGDPDLITLKAIKALQAADVVLYDALVNPELLGYAENAELIFVGKRKGCYAYQQEQINELIVQRGQSQHVVRLKGGDPFIFGRGAEEMEYAATHGLKVAMVPGISSAVAVPASQNIPVTKRGAAESFWVITGTTKEHKLSSDVALAAKSNATVVILMGMSKLPAIVALFEKEGKAETPIAIIQNGTREDEKIGIATISTIQSEVDKQQLANPAIIIIGAVVNHRKALSSAIESYKQVSEVHD
- a CDS encoding NAD(P)/FAD-dependent oxidoreductase, producing the protein MIKTDILIIGAGPTGLFTVFEAGLLKLKCHLIDALPQTGGQCSEIYPKKPIYDIPAFPEILAGTLVDNLMEQIKPFEAGYTLGERAETLDKQEDGSFIVTTNKGTKHHAPVVVIAGGLGSFEPRKPLIPNIIDFEDKGVNYFIKDPEVYRGKKVVIAGGGDSALDWAIFLADVASEVSLVHRRNEFRGALDSVEKASELAKLGKIKLFTEAEVIGVAGDGKIESVIIKHNDKEKGETNLEVDNFIPLFGLSPKLGPIGDWGLEIHKNAIKVNNAKDYQTNIPGVFAIGDVNTYEGKLKLILSGFHEAAVMCQFAYQIVNPGKRYVMKYTTVGGVEGFDGTKKEAKKEVIQSIS
- a CDS encoding homocysteine S-methyltransferase family protein, with product MKNIKEILKERILVLDGAMGTMLQRHKFTEEDFRGERFKDWEHPLQGNNDLLSLTQPEAIADVHRQYFAAGADIVETNTFSSTTIAMADYYMEDLVYELNYESAKIAKQVADEFTAKEPHKPRFVVGSIGPTNKTASMSPDVNDPGYRAVSFDELRIAYKQQVEALIDGGSDLLMVETIFDTLNAKAALFAIEEVKDERGIDIPIMVSGTITDASGRTLSGQTAEAFLISISHIPILSVGFNCALGASQLVPHLEVLSAKTGFAVSAHPNAGLPNAFGEYDETPAQMASQIKEYVEKNLVNIVGGCCGTTPEHISAIANVVKDIKPRIVAGQ
- the metH gene encoding methionine synthase; protein product: MIEESKQPSTNNRQPKRYLKLSGLEPLVLSENTNFVNVGERTNVAGSKKFLRLIKEEKFEEALSVARDQVDGGAQIIDINMDDGLIDGKEAMVKFLNLVIAEPDISRVPIMIDSSKWEIIEAGLQVVQGKCVVNSISLKEGEEQFKHHAKLIKRYGAAVIVMAFDETGQADNYERRLEISKRSYDILVNEVNFAPEDIIFDLNIFPVATGMDEHKLNAIDFIKATKWVRENLPHCSVSGGVSNVSFSFRGNDPVREAMHSVFLYHAIQAGMNMGIVNPSLLGVYDDIPKDLLERVEDVILNKRDDATERLLDFAETVVGTAKESKVDLSWREEPLQNRITRALVKGIDQYILEDIEEARVAADKPIEVIEGNLMTGMNVVGDLFGSGKMFLPQVVKSARVMKKAVAYLLPYIEEEKLLNPQEGDDKGAGKILMATVKGDVHDIGKNIVSVVLACNNYEIVDLGVMVPPEKIINAAIEHDVDIIGLSGLITPSLDEMVFLAKEMERQNFKVPLLIGGATTSKAHTAVKIDTQYSQAVVHVNDASRAVTVVGDLLKKETASNYKQDIKLDYESFRDKFLSRTKKKEYKTIAQARENKFQIAWETAKITKPNQLGIQVFEEVALEKLEPFIDWSPFFRGWELHGKYPDILTDDVVGEQAVELFADAQKMLKKIFSEKRLTAKGIFGLFPVNSINDDDIEVVSSSPSEEMPEAQRRIFRTLRQQLKRREGVPDYALADFIAPKDSGIQDYMGCFCVSTGFGADEMADAYKDNLDDYNSILVKALADRLAEAYAEYLHKEVRIKHWGYASDETLSNEDLINETYKGIRPAPGYPACPDHLEKLTIWELLDVENKIGVKLTESLAMWPASSVSGYYFANPEARYFGLGKIKEDQVADFAKRKGIPLEDASRWLATNIADD
- the metF gene encoding methylenetetrahydrofolate reductase [NAD(P)H] — its product is MKVTDHIKNAKGNTLFSFEIVPPVKGNSIQELYANIEPLMEFNPPFIDVTTSREEYIYVDKAGLYDKKITRMRPGTVGICASIKHKFDVDTIPHVICGGFTKAETEYMLIDCHYLGIDNVMALRGDAMKEEKYFKPTEDGNCFASELVSQIQNLNQGRYLHDDVQGEDRSNFCIGVAGYPEKHLEAPSFKSDLIRLKQKVDAGADYVVTQMFFDNQKYFQFVEAAREIGINVPIIPGIKPIAVKRHLQLLPQIFSLDLPHDLVEAVEACKNNAEVRQVGVEWAIQQSKELKAAGIPVLHYYSMGKSNNIRAIAKEVF
- a CDS encoding acyloxyacyl hydrolase — protein: MKLKFSVYFIFLTLGCYAQNVEENKKYTLDASQFYGTILRHNPDITHLIDSHPGGVILSLNRKTYGEEYWQQRYNYPDLGYSFIYQDYNNETLGKSYAAYAHYNFYFLNRNLQFRIGQGLAYMTNPYDKETNFRNNAFGSQFLSTTYLMLNFHKENIVKGVGFKAGFSVMHYSNANVKAPNTSTNTFALNAGITYDLYAGEEEPYLKGEKQKITEPLKYNLAFRTGVNESDVINLGQYPFYIFSGYADKRVSDLSAIQVGADVYFSKFLKELIKYQSIAFPENNVNADDDYRRVGVFIGHELFINKMSVISQLGYYVYYPFDFEGRMYNRMGLKRYFGDKMYGVLSLKSHGAKAEAVEFGIGIRL